A section of the Primulina eburnea isolate SZY01 chromosome 1, ASM2296580v1, whole genome shotgun sequence genome encodes:
- the LOC140832158 gene encoding protease Do-like 2, chloroplastic: MAIAAANWWFSASIACADSRHSSNLLCTSRRPYTYCVSESSEAPFEGASKKYKRRFVNEDNTFWKSDGRGSQNKTELSAFKSIGLPKKGNKGIPVDSKEQQVEADNLQDAAFLNAVVKVYCTHTAPDYSLPWQKQRQYTSTGSAFMIGDGMLLTNAHCVEHDTQVKVKRRGDDTKYVAKVLARGLECDIALISVESKEFWEGSEPLHFGRLPNLQDSVTVVGYPLGGDTISVSKGVVSRIEVTSYAHGSSELLGIQIDAAINPGNSGGPAFNDQGECIGVAFQVYRSDEAENIGYVIPSTVVSHFLEDYERNGKYTGFPSLGVLLQKLENPALRACLNVPSNEGVLVRKVEPTSDANNVLKEGDVIVSFNNVSVGCEGTVPFRSTGRIAFRYLISQKFTGDVAELGIIRGGKSMKVQVVLNPRVHLVPFHIDGGQPSYLIVAGLVFTPLSEPLIGEECEDSIGLKLLTKARYSMARFEGEQIVILSQVLANEVNVGYEEMSNEQVLKLNGTRIRNIHHLAHLVDSCKDKYLIFEFEDNFLVVLEREQALGSTTSILKGYGIPSGRSEDLSEPYLGSIEPQSDAIIDQNEYGDIPVSNSDIGFDGLLWS; encoded by the exons ACACATATTGCGTTTCCGAGTCTTCTGAAGCTCCGTTCGAAGGAGCATCTAAGAAATACAAGAGGAGATTCGTCAATGAG GATAATACATTTTGGAAGTCAGACGGTAGAGGTAGTCAGAATAAAACCGAACTGTCAGCATTTAAATCAATTGGTTTACCGAAGAAAGGAAACAAGGGAATTCCAGTTGACTCGAAGGAACAGCAG GTAGAGGCTGACAATCTTCAAGACGCTGCTTTCCTTAATGCTGTTGTGAAG GTTTATTGTACTCACACTGCACCAGACTATTCCCTTCCATGGCAGAAACAAAGACAGTATACGAGTACCGGAAG TGCCTTCATGATCGGGGATGGAATGCTTTTGACAAATGCACACTGTGTCGAACATGATACACAG GTCAAAGTAAAGAGAAGGGGGGATGATACGAAATATGTTGCCAAG GTTCTGGCAAGGGGTTTAGAATGTGACATTGCTCTGATTTCAGTTGAGAGCAAAGAATTTTGGGAAGGATCTGAGCCCCTTCACTTTGGGCGCTTGCCTAATTTGCAG GATTCAGTGACTGTTGTAGGATATCCACTAGGAGGAGATACTATATCAGTGTCTAAGGGTGTGGTATCAAGAATTGAG GTTACATCATATGCTCATGGATCTTCTGAGTTACTTGGCATTCAAATTGATGCTGCCATAAATCCTG GTAATAGTGGTGGCCCCGCATTCAATGACCAAGGGGAATGCATTGGAGTGGCATTTCAG GTATACAGATCCGATGAGGCTGAGAATATTGGCTACGTTATTCCTAGTACGGTTGTATCTCATTTTCTTGAAGACTACGAAAGGAATGGGAAATACACCG GTTTCCCTTCTCTTGGAGTGCTGTTGCAGAAATTGGAGAACCCAGCTTTGAGGGCATGCTTAAACGTACCCTCCAATGAG GGTGTACTTGTGCGGAAAGTTGAGCCAACCTCCGATGCTAATAATGTGTTGAAGGAG GGGGATGTCATTGTAAGCTTCAACAATGTTTCTGTTGGATGCGAAGGGACTGTACCATTCCGGTCAACAGGGCGTATTGCATTTCGTTATCTTATTAGTCAAAA GTTTACGGGTGATGTTGCAGAGCTTGGCATTATTAGGGGAGGAAAATCAATGAAAGTTCAAGTAGTTTTAAATCCACGAGTTCATTTg GTTCCTTTCCACATTGATGGAGGCCAGCCTTCATATTTGATTGTTGCTGGTTTGGTGTTTACTCCTCTTTCAGAACCTCTGATCGG AGAAGAATGCGAAGATAGCATTGGG TTGAAATTGTTAACAAAAGCACGATACTCTATGGCAAGATTTGAAGGAGAACAGATCGTAATATTATCACAG GTATTGGCAAATGAAGTAAACGTAGGATATGAAGAGATGAGCAACGAGCAG GTTTTGAAGTTAAATGGCACGCGGATCAGAAATATTCACCACTTGGCTCATCTAGTTGATT CTTGCAAAGACAAATATTTAATCTTTGAATTTGAAGACAACTTTTTGGTTGTTTTGGAGAGAGAGCAAGCTTTAGGTTCAACAACCAGCATTCTCAAAGGTTATGGAATTCCATCCGGAAGATCAGAAGATCTATCAGAACCTTATTTGGGCTCCATCGAACCACAAAGCGATGCTATAATCGATCAAAATGAGTATGGTGACATTCCCGTCTCAAATTCGGATATTGGTTTTGATGGTCTTCTTTGGTCTTAA